In Eleutherodactylus coqui strain aEleCoq1 chromosome 11, aEleCoq1.hap1, whole genome shotgun sequence, a single window of DNA contains:
- the LOC136582672 gene encoding serine/arginine repetitive matrix protein 1-like, translated as MHATVWIGNGAIALLDLWSFQGLNTDHYLNLLQMTADDFLDDWTLTQQKETISISLLIRQRGKSHTIGETLVLPSVKEIVNIFDKLSKVNTKLQLDKMNFIKAKGIISSFIAKLDLYINNLSQEIACKDGDKLPDSDLDVFCSYLKQAKEDINTLIKTKPSKSKSHLKMVPIKLEHFPQEARPHKKPDLTRSQTPQEARPHKKQDLTRSTTPQEPRPHKNHDLTRTTTSQEPRPQKKQDHTRSKTPQEARPHKKQDPTRSKTSQEPRPHKNHDLTRTTTSQEARSHKKQDPTRSKIPQEARSHKKQDLTRSKTSKEARLHKKQDPARSRTPQVARPHKKQDPTRSKTPQEARSRKKQDLARSKTSQEARPHKKQDSTRSTTSQEARPHKKQDPTRSKTPQEARPHKKQDPTRSKTPQEARSRKKQDLARSKTSQEARPHKKQDSTRSTTSQEARPHKKQDPTRSKTPQEARPHKKQDPTRSKTPQEARPHKKQDLTRSKTPQEARPHKKQDSTRSKTPQEARPHKKQDSTRSKTSQEARPHKKQDLTRSKTSQEAKPHKKQDLTRSKTPQEARLHKKQDLTRSKTSQEARPHKKQDPTRSKTPQEAKPHKKQNPTRSKTPQEARPHKKQDPQEARPHKKQDLKRSKTPQEARPRKKQDPTSSKTSQEARPDKKQDPTRSKIPQEARPHKKQDLTRSKTSQEARPQKKQHLKRSKTTQEAKPHKKQDPTRSKTSQEARPHKKQDLTRSKTSQEARPQKKQHLKRSKTTQEAKPHKKQDPTRSKTSQEARPHKKQDSTRSTTPQEARPHKKQDPTRSKTPQEARPHKKQNPTRSKTPQEAKPHKKQDLTRSKTTQEARPHKKQDLKRSKTPQEARPRKKQDHTRSKTPQEARPHKKQDLTRSKTSQEARPHKKQDLTRSKTSQEARPQKKQHLKRSKTTQEAKPHKKQDPTRSKTSQEARPHKKQDSTRSTTSQEARPHKKQDHTRSKTSQEARPQKKQHLKRSKTTQEAKPHKKQDPTRSKTSQEARPHKKQDLTRSKTPQEARPHKKQDPTRSTTSQEARPHKKQDPTRSKTPQEARPHKKQDPTRSKTPQEARLHKKQDLTRSKTPQEARPHKKQNPTRSKTPQEARPHKKQNPTRSKTPQEARPHKKQDSTRSKTSQEARPHKKQDLKRSNISKEARPHKKQNPTRSKTPQEARPHKKQDLTRSKTSQEARLHKKHDLTRSKTPQEARPHKKQDPTRSKTPQEARPHKKQDPTRSKTPQEARPHKKQDSTRSKTSQEARLHKKQDPTRSKTPQEAKPHKKQDPTRSKTPQEAKPHKKQDPQEARPNKKQDPTELR; from the exons ATGCATGCTACAGTGTGGATTGGAAATGGCGCAATTGCCTTGTTGGACCTGTGGTCATTCCAAGGACTCAACACAGATCattacctgaatctcctgcagatgacagCGGACGACTTCCTGGATGATTGGACCCTAACGCAGCAGAAGGAGACCATTTCCA tctctttattaataagACAacgtggcaaatcacatactattggggaaacacttgtgttaccatcagttaaagagattgtca acatatttgacaaactcagcaaggtcaacacaaagctacaactagacaaaatgaatttcattaaggctaaaggtataatctcttcctttattgccaaactggacctttaTATCAATAACCTAAGTCAAGAAATTGCATgcaaagatggagacaaactTCCAGATTCCGACTTAGACGTTTTTTGCTCatacctcaaacaagccaaagaagacat AAACACGCTGATCAAAACGAAACCATCAAAATCAAAAAgtcacctcaaaatggtaccaataaaactagaaCACTTCCCACAAGAAGCCAGACCTCACAAGAAGCCAGACCTCACAAGAAGCCAGACCCCACAAGAAGCAAGACCTCACAAGAAGCAAGACCTCACAAGAAGCACGACCCCACAAGAACCACGACCTCACAAGAACCACGACCTCACAAGAACCACGACCTCACAAGAACCACGACCTCAAAAGAAGCAAGACCACACAAGAAGCAAGACCCCACAAGAAGCAAGACCCCACAAGAAGCAAGACCCCACAAGAAGCAAGACCTCACAAGAACCACGACCTCACAAGAACCACGACCTCACAAGAACCACGACCTCACAAGAAGCAAGATCCCACAAGAAGCAAGATCCCACAAGAAGCAAGATCCCACAAGAAGCAAGATCCCACAAGAAGCAAGACCTCACAAGAAGCAAGACCTCAAAAGAAGCAAGACTCCACAAGAAGCAAGACCCCGCAAGAAGCAGGACCCCACAAGTAGCAAGACCTCACAAGAAGCAAGACCCGACAAGAAGCAAGACCCCACAAGAAGCAAGATCCCGCAAGAAGCAAGACCTCGCAAGAAGCAAGACCTCACAAGAAGCAAGACCTCACAAGAAGCAAGACTCCACAAGAAGCACGACCTCACAAGAAGCAAGACCCCACAAGAAGCAAGACCCCACAAGAAGCAAGACCCCACAAGAAGCAAGACCCCACAAGAAGCAAGACCCCACAAGAAGCAAGACCCCACAAGAAGCAAGATCCCGCAAGAAGCAAGACCTCGCAAGAAGCAAGACCTCACAAGAAGCAAGACCTCACAAGAAGCAAGACTCCACAAGAAGCACGACCTCACAAGAAGCAAGACCCCACAAGAAGCAAGACCCCACAAGAAGCAAGACCCCACAAGAAGCAAGACCCCACAAGAAGCAAGACCCCACAAGAAGCAAAACCCCACAAGAAGCAAGACCTCACAAGAAGCAAGACCTCACAAGAAGCAAGACTCCACAAGAAGCAAGACCTCACAAGAAGCAAGACTCCACAAGAAGCAAGACTCCACAAGAAGCAAGACCTCACAAGAAGCAAGACTCCACAAGAAGCAAGACCTCACAAGAAGCAAGACCCCACAAGAAGCAAGACCTCACAAGAAGCAAGACCTCACAAGAAGCAAAACCCCACAAGAAGCAAGACCTCACAAGAAGCAAGACTCCACAAGAAGCAAGACTCCACAAGAAGCAAGACCTCACAAGAAGCAAGACCTCACAAGAAGCAAGACCTCACAAGAAGCAAGACCCCACAAGAAGCAAAACCCCACAAGAAGCAAAACCCCACAAGAAGCAAAACCCCACAAGAAGCAAAACCCCACAAGAAGCAAGACCTCACAAGAAGCAAGACCCACAAGAAGCAAGACCACACAAGAAGCAAGACCTCAAAAGAAGCAAGACTCCACAAGAAGCAAGACCCCGCAAGAAGCAGGACCCCACAAGTAGCAAGACCTCACAAGAAGCAAGACCCGACAAGAAGCAAGACCCCACAAGAAGCAAGATCCCGCAAGAAGCAAGACCTCACAAGAAGCAAGACCTCACAAGAAGCAAGACCTCACAAGAAGCAAGACCTCAAAAGAAGCAACATCTCAAAAGAAGCAAGACCACACAAGAAGCAAAACCACACAAGAAGCAAGACCCCACAAGAAGCAAGACCTCACAAGAAGCAAGACCTCACAAGAAGCAAGACCTCACAAGAAGCAAGACCTCACAAGAAGCAAGACCTCAAAAGAAGCAACATCTCAAAAGAAGCAAGACCACACAAGAAGCAAAACCCCACAAGAAGCAAGACCCCACAAGAAGCAAGACCTCACAAGAAGCAAGACCTCACAAGAAGCAAGACTCCACAAGAAGCACGACTCCACAAGAAGCACGACCTCACAAGAAGCAAGACCCCACAAGAAGCAAGACCCCACAAGAAGCAAGACCCCACAAGAAGCAAAACCCCACAAGAAGCAAAACCCCACAAGAAGCAAAACCCCACAAGAAGCAAGACCTCACAAGAAGCAAGACCACACAAGAAGCAAGACCACACAAGAAGCAAGACCTCAAAAGAAGCAAGACTCCACAAGAAGCAAGACCCCGCAAGAAGCAAGACCACACAAGAAGCAAAACCCCACAAGAAGCAAGACCCCACAAGAAGCAAGACCTCACAAGAAGCAAGACCTCACAAGAAGCAAGACCTCACAAGAAGCAAGACCTCACAAGAAGCAAGACCTCACAAGAAGCAAGACCTCAAAAGAAGCAACATCTCAAAAGAAGCAAGACCACACAAGAAGCAAAACCCCACAAGAAGCAAGACCCCACAAGAAGCAAGACCTCACAAGAAGCAAGACCTCACAAGAAGCAAGACTCCACAAGAAGCACGACCTCACAAGAAGCAAGACCCCACAAGAAGCAAGACCACACAAGAAGCAAGACCTCACAAGAAGCAAGACCTCAAAAGAAGCAACATCTCAAAAGAAGCAAGACCACACAAGAAGCAAAACCCCACAAGAAGCAAGACCCCACAAGAAGCAAGACCTCACAAGAAGCAAGACCTCACAAGAAGCAAGACCTCACAAGAAGCAAGACCCCACAAGAAGCACGACCTCACAAGAAGCAAGACCCCACAAGAAGCACGACCTCACAAGAAGCAAGACCCCACAAGAAGCAAGACCCCACAAGAAGCAAGACCCCACAAGAAGCAAGACCCCACAAGAAGCAAGACCCCACAAGAAGCAAGACCCCACAAGAAGCAAGACTCCACAAGAAGCAAGACCTCACAAGAAGCAAGACTCCACAAGAAGCAAGACCCCACAAGAAGCAAAACCCCACAAGAAGCAAAACCCCACAAGAAGCAAGACCCCACAAGAAGCAAAACCCCACAAGAAGCAAAACCCCACAAGAAGCAAGACCTCACAAGAAGCAAGACTCCACAAGAAGCAAGACCTCACAAGAAGCAAGACCTCACAAGAAGCAAGACCTCAAAAGAAGCAACATCTCAAAAGAAGCAAGACCACACAAGAAGCAAAACCCCACAAGAAGCAAGACCCCACAAGAAGCAAGACCTCACAAGAAGCAAGACCTCACAAGAAGCAAGACCTCACAAGAAGCAAGACTCCACAAGAAGCACGACCTCACAAGAAGCAAGACCCCACAAGAAGCACGACCTCACAAGAAGCAAGACCCCACAAGAAGCAAGACCCCACAAGAAGCAAGACCCCACAAGAAGCAAGACCCCACAAGAAGCAAAACCCCACAAGAAGCAAGACCTCACAAGAAGCAAGACTCCACAAGAAGCAAGACCTCACAAGAAGCAAGACTCCACAAGAAGCAAGACCCCACAAGAAGCAAAACCCCACAAGAAGCAAAACCCCACAAGAAGCAAGACCCCACAAGAAGCAAAACCCCACAAGAAGCAAAACCCCACAAGAAGCAAGACCCACAAGAAGCACGACCCAACAAGAAGCAAGACCCCACAGAGCTCCGCTGA